Proteins encoded by one window of Flavobacteriales bacterium:
- the lysS gene encoding lysine--tRNA ligase has product MEKSLSEQEEIRRSALQEMVNLGYDPYPADTFETNATSVEIKSEFEGNNSKFQSVKLAGRLMSKRIMGKASFAELMDASGRIQIYVNRDEICPDENKELYNVIFKKHLDIGDIIGVEGYVFTTKVGEISIHVSSLKVLCKSVRPLPVVKVDEEGKVHDGFTDPEQRYRQRYVDLIVNPGVKETLKQRTKLVRTMRDFLNDKDYTEVETPILQPIYGGAAARPFKTHHNTLDMTLYLRIANELYLKKLIVGGFEGVFEFAKDFRNEGMSRFHNPEFTQMELYVAYKDYNWMMGLVEEMIEKIAMELHGTTKVQVGENEIDFKRPYKRLTMYEAIEEYTGIDISEMDEEGLRATAAKLDIHMEKSYGKGKIIDEIFGEKCEKLLIQPTYITDYPVEMSPLAKKHRTKEGLVERFELICNGKEVANAYTELNDPIDQRKRFEEQVELGKRGDDEAMVLDEDFLKAIEYGMPPTSGLGIGIDRLAMMMTNSHSIQDVLFFPQMRPESVSSKKTDEEISAEK; this is encoded by the coding sequence ATGGAAAAATCTCTTTCCGAACAGGAAGAAATAAGAAGATCAGCTCTTCAAGAAATGGTTAATCTCGGATATGATCCATATCCGGCTGATACGTTTGAAACCAATGCGACTTCTGTAGAAATTAAGTCTGAATTTGAGGGGAATAACAGTAAGTTCCAAAGTGTAAAATTAGCCGGTAGGTTAATGAGTAAACGTATTATGGGTAAGGCGTCTTTCGCTGAACTGATGGATGCATCGGGCCGTATTCAGATATATGTTAACCGAGACGAAATTTGTCCGGATGAGAACAAAGAGCTCTACAATGTAATTTTCAAAAAGCATTTGGATATTGGTGATATTATTGGTGTAGAAGGCTATGTCTTTACCACTAAAGTTGGAGAGATATCGATTCATGTTTCTAGTTTAAAAGTTCTATGTAAATCGGTAAGACCATTACCTGTTGTTAAAGTAGATGAAGAAGGAAAAGTGCATGATGGCTTCACCGATCCGGAACAAAGATATCGTCAGCGATACGTGGATTTAATTGTAAATCCAGGAGTAAAAGAAACGCTTAAGCAAAGAACAAAACTGGTGCGTACCATGCGTGATTTCTTAAATGATAAAGATTACACGGAAGTAGAGACACCAATCTTACAACCTATATATGGTGGTGCAGCAGCTCGTCCGTTTAAGACGCATCACAACACATTAGACATGACTTTGTATTTGCGTATTGCGAATGAGTTATATCTTAAAAAATTGATCGTAGGAGGTTTCGAAGGTGTTTTTGAATTTGCTAAAGATTTCAGAAATGAAGGGATGAGCAGATTTCATAATCCTGAGTTTACGCAAATGGAACTTTATGTAGCCTATAAAGACTACAATTGGATGATGGGCCTAGTAGAGGAGATGATCGAGAAGATTGCTATGGAACTTCATGGAACTACGAAAGTACAAGTTGGGGAGAATGAGATAGACTTTAAACGACCTTACAAACGATTAACAATGTACGAAGCCATAGAGGAATATACTGGCATTGATATTTCGGAAATGGATGAAGAAGGCTTAAGAGCTACTGCTGCGAAGTTGGATATCCACATGGAGAAGAGCTATGGTAAAGGAAAAATCATCGATGAGATCTTTGGAGAGAAATGCGAAAAGCTTTTGATTCAACCAACCTACATCACAGATTATCCTGTAGAGATGTCTCCTTTGGCTAAGAAGCACAGGACCAAAGAAGGTTTAGTTGAGCGTTTCGAATTGATATGTAATGGTAAAGAAGTTGCCAATGCATATACGGAGCTTAACGATCCAATTGATCAAAGAAAACGTTTTGAAGAACAAGTGGAGTTGGGTAAAAGAGGGGACGATGAGGCCATGGTTTTGGATGAGGATTTCTTAAAAGCCATTGAATACGGCATGCCTCCAACTTCTGGATTAGGAATAGGAATAGATCGTTTGGCAATGATGATGACAAACTCCCATTCTATTCAAGATGTGCTGTTCTTCCCACAGATGAGACCAGAGTCGGTTAGTTCCAAGAAGACTGACGAAGAAATAAGTGCTGAAAAATAA
- a CDS encoding excinuclease ABC subunit C: protein MDLSGKIKSLPDKPGIYQFLNSEGTIIYVGKAKSLKKRVASYFNKGKHESGKTHMLVKNIVDVNPIIVDSEYEALLLENSLVKELQPKYNIQLKDDKTYPWICIKKERFPRVFSTRTLKRDGSDYFGPYASMKMMKTVLDLVFQLYPIRNCNFNLSKDNIIKEKFKVCLEFHIGNCLGPCADHQSEEGYNESIQAIKNILKGNLSNVIKQLKDLMGKHAADLEFENAQLIKDKIDTLEKYKSRSTVVNPKINNIEVYTIISEEKFAYVNYMRINNGAIIQAHTIELKKKLGEEDKQLLEFGITDLRNRFESDVNEILIPFDLDTEIPEVKTIVPIKGDKKTLLDLSARNAKFFMLDKQKERNSYVPKKREFRILEEMKDLLRLSELPEHIECFDCSNLQGNFPVAACVVFKDVKPAKKDYRIFNIKTVEGPNDFASMEEVIERRYGRLVREKQDLPQLIIVDGGKGQLSSAVKSLDKLGLRGKIAIIGIAKRLEEIYYPDDSVPLYLDKKSETLRIIQFLRNEAHRFGIKHHRNRRSKATFDSSLTKIEGIGETTAKNLLKEFKSLKRIKEASLEEIEKVIGKKKAEVLKKGLG, encoded by the coding sequence ATGGACCTCTCCGGAAAGATAAAATCGTTACCAGATAAACCTGGGATATACCAATTCCTTAATTCGGAAGGAACCATTATTTACGTTGGTAAAGCCAAGTCGCTTAAGAAACGTGTGGCCTCCTATTTCAATAAAGGCAAGCACGAGAGTGGTAAAACACACATGCTCGTTAAGAACATCGTTGACGTTAATCCCATCATCGTAGACAGCGAATACGAAGCACTACTTCTAGAAAACTCACTTGTAAAAGAGCTTCAACCCAAATACAACATCCAGCTTAAAGACGACAAAACCTACCCTTGGATTTGTATCAAAAAGGAACGGTTCCCAAGAGTGTTTTCTACTCGAACATTAAAGCGAGATGGCAGCGATTATTTCGGCCCGTATGCCTCGATGAAGATGATGAAGACGGTATTAGATCTTGTTTTTCAACTCTACCCTATTCGAAACTGCAACTTCAATTTATCGAAAGACAATATTATAAAAGAGAAGTTTAAAGTTTGTTTAGAATTTCACATTGGTAACTGTTTAGGGCCTTGTGCAGATCACCAATCGGAAGAAGGTTACAATGAAAGCATACAAGCCATTAAGAACATCCTGAAAGGAAATTTATCGAATGTAATTAAGCAGCTCAAGGACCTAATGGGCAAACATGCTGCCGATCTGGAATTTGAAAATGCGCAGCTAATAAAGGATAAAATAGATACGCTCGAGAAGTACAAATCGAGGTCTACAGTTGTAAATCCAAAGATTAATAACATTGAGGTCTACACTATTATTTCCGAAGAGAAGTTCGCCTATGTAAACTACATGCGGATTAACAATGGCGCCATCATTCAAGCTCATACCATAGAACTTAAAAAGAAATTAGGGGAAGAGGATAAACAGCTTTTAGAGTTCGGTATCACAGATCTTCGTAATAGGTTTGAAAGTGATGTGAATGAAATTCTAATTCCATTCGATTTAGACACCGAAATCCCAGAAGTTAAAACGATCGTACCTATCAAAGGAGACAAAAAAACTCTACTCGATCTATCTGCTCGAAATGCTAAATTCTTTATGCTCGATAAGCAGAAAGAGAGAAATAGCTACGTACCAAAAAAGCGTGAATTTAGGATCTTAGAGGAGATGAAAGACCTCTTAAGGTTATCTGAATTACCCGAACACATCGAGTGCTTTGATTGCTCAAACCTCCAAGGAAATTTTCCGGTAGCAGCATGTGTTGTTTTCAAAGATGTTAAACCAGCCAAGAAAGATTACCGCATCTTCAACATCAAAACGGTAGAAGGTCCGAACGACTTTGCATCCATGGAAGAAGTAATAGAAAGGCGCTATGGCCGGTTGGTTAGAGAAAAGCAAGATCTACCTCAACTTATAATAGTAGATGGTGGCAAAGGACAATTAAGCTCTGCAGTAAAAAGTTTGGATAAACTCGGGCTAAGAGGTAAGATAGCCATCATTGGAATCGCCAAACGGTTAGAAGAAATCTATTACCCAGATGATTCGGTGCCTCTTTACTTAGATAAGAAATCGGAGACGTTAAGGATTATTCAGTTCTTGAGAAACGAAGCACACCGTTTCGGAATTAAGCATCATCGAAACAGAAGATCGAAAGCAACATTCGACTCTAGCTTGACGAAGATTGAAGGAATTGGAGAAACAACGGCAAAAAACTTGTTAAAGGAGTTTAAATCGCTCAAACGGATTAAGGAAGCAAGCCTAGAAGAAATAGAAAAGGTTATTGGAAAGAAGAAAGCAGAGGTCCTTAAAAAGGGATTAGGATAA
- a CDS encoding bifunctional phosphoglucose/phosphomannose isomerase, with amino-acid sequence MKDLVNSFPEQLRTAVEISLNSNLNIGDTEFQNVLINGLGGSGIGATIVVGIVSGDAKVPVSVNKSYAIPSFVNNKTLAIICSYSGNTEETIESFEKCKAKGAEIVCIASGGKILEMAKSNNINYIEIPGGYPPRAAFGLSFIQLLTVFEKYNLVTESYVSKVSNASKLLVDNKEFIIKIAEDAANKLLGKIPVIYSSSENEGVSIRFRQQINENSKMLCWHHVLPEMNHNELVGWRTKNEDLAVVMLKNERDYIRTKERMAFSQNVFSKYTSTIIEIDALGSNQIENTIYLIHITDWISVLLADKKNIDATEVGVIVDLKSRLSEL; translated from the coding sequence ATGAAAGATCTTGTAAACAGTTTCCCCGAGCAATTGCGTACTGCCGTAGAAATTAGCCTAAATTCCAATTTAAATATTGGGGATACAGAATTCCAAAATGTACTAATAAATGGGCTTGGAGGATCAGGAATAGGCGCAACAATCGTAGTTGGAATTGTTTCTGGAGATGCCAAAGTGCCCGTTTCTGTAAATAAATCATATGCTATTCCATCTTTCGTAAACAATAAAACTCTTGCAATCATTTGCTCATATTCTGGTAACACAGAAGAAACGATAGAGTCTTTTGAGAAATGCAAAGCTAAAGGAGCAGAAATTGTTTGCATAGCTTCTGGAGGTAAAATTCTGGAAATGGCTAAATCCAACAATATAAATTACATTGAAATTCCAGGAGGATATCCTCCAAGAGCTGCATTTGGACTTTCTTTTATTCAGTTACTAACTGTTTTTGAGAAATATAATTTGGTTACTGAGTCTTATGTCAGTAAAGTTTCAAATGCTTCAAAGTTATTAGTGGATAACAAAGAGTTTATTATTAAAATAGCGGAGGATGCCGCCAATAAATTATTAGGTAAAATTCCTGTAATATATAGCTCTTCTGAGAATGAGGGCGTAAGTATTCGCTTCCGACAACAGATTAACGAAAATTCAAAAATGCTATGCTGGCATCATGTTCTACCTGAAATGAATCATAACGAACTTGTAGGCTGGAGAACTAAAAATGAAGACTTGGCGGTGGTCATGTTAAAAAACGAAAGAGACTATATCCGTACTAAGGAACGAATGGCTTTTAGTCAAAATGTCTTTTCTAAATATACTTCTACCATTATCGAAATAGACGCTCTGGGATCTAATCAAATAGAAAATACAATTTACCTCATACATATTACAGACTGGATTTCTGTTTTACTTGCAGATAAGAAAAATATTGACGCTACTGAAGTCGGTGTAATTGTAGATCTTAAATCCAGATTATCAGAATTATAA
- a CDS encoding NAD(P)H-dependent glycerol-3-phosphate dehydrogenase — translation MGESPLRISVIGGGSWATAIVKMLMNNASHIGWWVRNEETVDFINEYKRNPKYLGAVTINTDIVKPSTDLNAVIESADVVILAIPAAFLDETLKNADKKLLQDRIIFSSIKGIVPEENAIVGEYLNNKFEVDLQQIGVISGPCHAEEVALEKLSYLTLACQNADNANAVAEMLSCRYINTTVSDDIYGTEYSAVLKNVFALASGICHGLNYGDNFQAVLISNGIQEIKRFVDEVHPIDRDIKSSVYLGDLLVTAYSQFSRNRTFGNMIGKGYSVKSAQIELNMIAEGYYAVKSIKEINENYNVDMPITNAVYNILYEKKSPMREMRLLSDLLS, via the coding sequence TTGGGAGAATCACCTTTGAGAATATCGGTTATAGGAGGCGGAAGCTGGGCAACGGCAATCGTAAAGATGTTGATGAACAATGCGAGTCATATTGGCTGGTGGGTTCGAAATGAGGAAACGGTTGATTTTATAAACGAATACAAAAGGAATCCCAAATACCTTGGTGCAGTTACCATTAACACAGATATAGTAAAACCATCTACAGATTTAAACGCTGTGATAGAAAGTGCAGACGTTGTGATCTTGGCTATTCCGGCGGCTTTCTTAGACGAGACTTTAAAAAATGCAGACAAGAAACTTCTGCAAGATCGAATAATATTTTCTTCGATTAAAGGAATTGTCCCTGAAGAGAATGCCATTGTTGGCGAATATCTGAACAATAAGTTTGAAGTAGATCTACAACAAATAGGTGTTATATCTGGACCTTGTCATGCTGAAGAAGTTGCATTAGAAAAACTTTCTTATTTAACGTTGGCTTGTCAGAATGCCGATAATGCGAATGCAGTGGCCGAGATGCTTTCTTGCAGATATATAAATACTACTGTTTCGGATGACATTTATGGCACTGAATATTCAGCAGTTCTTAAGAATGTGTTTGCATTGGCTAGCGGTATTTGTCATGGTTTAAACTATGGAGATAACTTTCAGGCGGTTTTAATCTCAAATGGAATTCAAGAGATAAAGCGTTTCGTGGATGAGGTTCACCCGATCGATAGAGACATTAAAAGCTCAGTGTACTTGGGCGACCTATTGGTTACTGCTTATTCCCAGTTTAGTAGAAACCGAACTTTCGGTAATATGATAGGGAAGGGCTATTCGGTTAAATCTGCTCAGATAGAACTGAACATGATTGCGGAGGGCTACTATGCTGTTAAGAGCATCAAAGAAATTAACGAGAACTACAATGTAGATATGCCAATTACGAATGCTGTTTACAATATCTTGTATGAAAAGAAATCTCCAATGAGGGAGATGAGGTTACTCTCTGATTTGTTATCCTAA